Genomic window (Methanobacterium alcaliphilum):
CAGACACATCCCATATCTTAAATCTAATTGCTCTTCTTAGACCATGACTTCCTAATTTAGGCATTTTAGGGCATTTAAAATCTTCAAGATTTAGATTTTCATCTTTTAAAATAGTCTCCTCCATTTTCCCGACGCCTTCTCCCGCCAGAGGTACCTTACTACCATAAAGAGGCGATGTAGGGTGGGCTTGAAAATCATTAATCATCGATTGTAGTTCCTCAGGAGACTTATCATGAATCAAATGTTCTTCATTATCAATAAATATGTCTCCTTCCACGTATTGATCAATTCCCATAGTAGACCTTTCACTTACAGCCTTATTAAATAGATAAGACTGATATGCGTGGACAAACATTCTACTCAAAGGTTTTGGAAGGCTATAAAGAGCCTTACGATAAGAATCATCGTCCAAAACATCTTTCTTTTTCTGTTCTTTCAAAAGTGCTCGGAGCATCATCCGCTCATATCTCATGCCAGTAGGCATTAATTCATAAGATTTTTCCAGATTATTTTCATCATAAGCTGCTCTGGCCGCTTTTATTTGTTCTGGTTCTCCTTCATAAGGTTTACCAATATATGATCCTACTGCTTTTTCCAGGTTATTTTCGACCAGAGCCCTTCCCACCATGTGAGTATTGCTTCGTGGTTTTCCAAACCTCTGCCAACCATAATAATTCAGGGTCCCTACTTTTGAAAGTTTTTCCAAAACTTCTTGTGCATTTTCAGCACTTTTTTCAGGATCTGAGATATCCCTAATTAAAATACGGAACTTATTTCCAATCAACTGCCCTATTCTAAGTTTTTTCTGGTTTTGAGTGATTTTTAAAAATTCCACATTATGGAACTGGTACTTAATTTCTTCCAAGTCTTCTCCTTCAAAGTTACTGATGCATAACCATTGACGAGTTACAGCTTTTTTATCTTTCATTCCTGCAAAGCCCATCCTTTTTCGACTTAAGTGTAAATCCCGGGCCATGTCAAGTACCACGTCCAAAGTATTTCTACCGATTTTTTCTATCCAAATCCATGTGTTTGGTCCCTCTCCAGTAGGGGTTGTTTCTGGTATCTCTTCGACGTAAAAGTCTTCATACTTGACTCTGATTTTTCCCCCAATTCCTGGATTGGAGGTGATATAAGTTTTAGCATTAAGCATAGGTTTTCCTCAAAAAAATAGTAAAATATTCATTAATACTTTAAAGATTAATTGGTTTTTAGGCTTTATAAATAGATGTTAATAAAAAAAATTAACGTCTATCTACCACTCTTTTTGGTCTTCCTTTAATTTTATAAAATTCTAGTTCCTGGGGTCCTACAAAATTGAATAAGATATCAAATGTTCCATCTGAATAAGCTTCTTTCAAGCCAGGTTTATATTGTAAGAAAGATTTCAAAAAATTTTCCTCGATCATGTCCGGGTCGCAGTTTTGAGTGTTTTCACATTCTATACTAACCCTCATAGTGATTTCACCCACATCTTCATCACCATATATAAACGATTCATATTCCCCCGTTAAATATTCCATATTTTCCCTCTGGAACACTCCTGCTTCCACATCAACCCGATTAAATGGGTTTCCTGCTATCCAAAATGTTTCAGCTTCCCTTTCCGGGTTCATTATCCTCATATGAGTTCGACCACAAAGACATTTATCCCTTGATACAACCACCGTAGTATCATCAGTATCATAATTTAATAGTAATGTACCGGTTTTACCACCAACAGGAAGTAAAGTAGTTAAAACAATCCGCCCACACTCCCCATCGTCTACAAAGTTTTTCATCTGAGGATCATATACATCCAAATGAACCATGTCCTCCGGGACATGCAATCCTACTTTTTTATGACATTCCCCTGAC
Coding sequences:
- the truD gene encoding tRNA pseudouridine(13) synthase TruD is translated as MLNAKTYITSNPGIGGKIRVKYEDFYVEEIPETTPTGEGPNTWIWIEKIGRNTLDVVLDMARDLHLSRKRMGFAGMKDKKAVTRQWLCISNFEGEDLEEIKYQFHNVEFLKITQNQKKLRIGQLIGNKFRILIRDISDPEKSAENAQEVLEKLSKVGTLNYYGWQRFGKPRSNTHMVGRALVENNLEKAVGSYIGKPYEGEPEQIKAARAAYDENNLEKSYELMPTGMRYERMMLRALLKEQKKKDVLDDDSYRKALYSLPKPLSRMFVHAYQSYLFNKAVSERSTMGIDQYVEGDIFIDNEEHLIHDKSPEELQSMINDFQAHPTSPLYGSKVPLAGEGVGKMEETILKDENLNLEDFKCPKMPKLGSHGLRRAIRFKIWDVSAEATEDGVLTEFSIPKGCYATSVLREITKNETV
- the ftsA gene encoding coenzyme F390 synthetase, producing the protein IIPEGKCTFPVRIIEHYQPTGIVASIFKLLRLARRMKSEGMDPQESSIKRLIAGGESFSPDSRAYVEEIWGVDVFNTYGSTEGTMSGECHKKVGLHVPEDMVHLDVYDPQMKNFVDDGECGRIVLTTLLPVGGKTGTLLLNYDTDDTTVVVSRDKCLCGRTHMRIMNPEREAETFWIAGNPFNRVDVEAGVFQRENMEYLTGEYESFIYGDEDVGEITMRVSIECENTQNCDPDMIEENFLKSFLQYKPGLKEAYSDGTFDILFNFVGPQELEFYKIKGRPKRVVDRR